TTTCAGACGCCTTGGATGTGATCTCTTTTAGCGTCTGCATCGGATCAAACTTTTGGTTGTTCTCCATAAATGAGCAAAATGACTTCATGAACTCGCTTTGGGCCTTTCCGCCTTTTAGCATCCAGTTCTGAAACATCTCAACATAGTCAGATTGGTTTGTATTGCCAGTCATTGGTAATTGATGGTTTTTGGCATATTTAATCTATTTGCCAAGAAAGTCCAGCACCACGTCTACAAATGCCTGTGGGTCTTCTACGTACGGGGTATGGCCCACCCCCTCCAGCTGATAGAACCTGCAGTCCTTGATCTGCTTTACAAAATGCTCCGCATACGTTACAGGTATAACAGGGTCCAGCTGGCCCCACACCACCAATGTGGGTACTGATATTATCTGCAGGTATGTGGTAATCTCCGGGGCGTTTTTTAGTCCAAGCACTGTGGACAGAAATGCAAATTTTGCATTTGGCAGCTTCATCCTTGTGACAAAGCTCTCAATTATTCCAGAGTCTATCTTTTTGTTATTGCCAGTCATAAGCGAGAACGCGTTTTCCGCACTGGTGTGGTCAGGATAAAGTGCAGCCATGATGTATGCATCAAGTGCAGGAGTGGACTGCTTCATTGCTCCTGCAGGAGACACCAGAATCAGTCGCTCAGTCGTCTCCTGGTTGTTTGCTGCGTATTCTATTGCAATCTGCCCGCCAAGGGACGAGCCGATGATTGACGTCTTTTTGATTCCAAGCGCATTTAGAAACGATCGTACGAACTGCACAAAAAAGTCAAGAGTATAATCAGTGTATGG
Above is a window of Candidatus Nitrosotenuis cloacae DNA encoding:
- a CDS encoding alpha/beta fold hydrolase yields the protein MQEEFVSVDGNKIRYLKAGSSKNNLVLIHGLGASAERWERVIPHFSKHFTVYVPDLIGFGLSDKPYTDYTLDFFVQFVRSFLNALGIKKTSIIGSSLGGQIAIEYAANNQETTERLILVSPAGAMKQSTPALDAYIMAALYPDHTSAENAFSLMTGNNKKIDSGIIESFVTRMKLPNAKFAFLSTVLGLKNAPEITTYLQIISVPTLVVWGQLDPVIPVTYAEHFVKQIKDCRFYQLEGVGHTPYVEDPQAFVDVVLDFLGK